Within the Pelagovum pacificum genome, the region ATGTCGAGATGCTGGAAGCAGGCTTCACCCGCGTGGGAGAGTTTCACTATCTCCACCATGCGCCGGACGGGCGGCCCTACGACGACCCGGCGGAGCTGTCGGCGCGCATCTTCGCGGCGGCCGAGCATAGCGGCATCGCTTTGACGCATCTGCCGGTGTTCTACGCGCACGCGGGGTTTGGCGGGCAGGACCCCGAGGCCGGCCAGCGGCGGTTCCTGCATGATCCTGAGCCATTTCTCGCGCTGGTCGAGGCCTGCGATGCGTTCGCCACACGGTCGGGCGACCGGGTCGGCTGGGCGCCGCATTCGCTGCGCGCCGTGACGGCGGAGGAGCTGTCGCACCTCTGCGGCGCGCTCCAAGGGCGCATCACGCACATCCACGTCGCCGAGCAAGTGAAGGAAGTCGAGGATTGCCTCGCCTTCAGCGGAGCGCGCCCCGTGGACTGGCTGTTCGACCATGTCGACGTCGGAGCGGACTGGTGCCTGATCCACGCAACCCACCTGTCGGACGAGGAGCGCATGAGGCTCGCCCGGTCGGGCGCCGTGGCGGGGCTTTGTCCGGTGACGGAGGCGAACCTCGGCGACGGGCTCTTCCCGGCGGAACGGTTCCTCGCCGAGGGCGGGCGGATCGGGATCGGAACGGATTCCAACGTCCGGATCGACGTGGCGGAGGAACTCCGGACGCTCGAATACGGGCAGCGCCTGTTTCACCGGGCGCGAAACGTGCTGGCGGCCGAAGGCAGTTCCACCGGGCGTCGCCTGTTCGATGCCGCGTGCGCCGGCGGGGCGCAGGCGCTCGACGCGCCGCCGGCCGTCCTTGCGCCCGGCGCTCCGGCGGATGTCGTCGGGTTGTCCGACCCGATGGACAGCACCGGCGACGCGCTGCTCGACCGCTGGGTCTTCGGGCGCGATGTCGCGGTCACCGATGTGTGGGTCGCGGGGCGGCACCTCGTCCGGGAAGGGCGGCACCCGCTGCGGGGGGCTGCGGTAGCGGGCGCCCGGGATGCGATGAAGCGCGTTCTGAGCTGAGTGCCGAGTATGAGCGAACCTCATAATGACAGGTAGGAATTCGCATTTCTGTTCATCTCGGCGATGAGGTAGAAGAAGGGTCTCACAACAGAAGAGATCTCCTTCATGCAGGCGTTCAAACTGCCCGACCACCCGAGCCTCGCGCGGCTGCGCGCCGCGGCAGAGGAGCGGATCCTGATCCTCGACGGTGCGATGGGGACGATGATCCAGACCCTCGGCCTGTCGGAGGAGGACTTCACCGGGAGCTCCGGCGGGCACAGCTGTCACCTGCATTCCGATCATGCGCAGAAGGGCAACAACGACCTTCTCGCCTTGACGCAGCCGGATGCGATCGAGGATTTGCACCTGCAGTTCCTGCGGGCAGGCGCGGACATCATCGAAACGAACACCTTCTCGGGCACCACCATCGCTCAGGCCGATTACGGTCTCGAGGAGAAGGTGCATGACCTGAACGTCGCCGGGGCGCGCTGCGCCCGTGCCGCTGCCGACCGGGCAGAGGCCGAGGATGGCCGCCCCCGCTTCGTTGCCGGGGCCGTCGGTCCGACGAACCGGACCGCTTCGATCAGTCCCGACGTGAACGACCCGGGGTTTCGCGCGGTCACCTTCGACGATCTGCGCGTCGCCTACGGCCAGCAGATCCGGGCCTTGATCGAGGGCGGCTCGGACCTGATCCTGATCGAAACCATCTTCGATACGCTGAACGCCAAGGCCGCGATTTTCGCCGCGTTCGAGGCCTTCGCAGAGGCTGGACAGCGGCTGCCGCTGATGATCTCGGGCACGATCACCGATGCCTCGGGGCGCACGCTGTCGGGTCAGACGCCGACGGCGTTCTGGCACTCTGTCGCGCACGCGCGGCCCTTCACCGTCGGGCTGAACTGCGCGCTGGGCGCGGAGGCGATGCGCCCGCACCTGACGGAGCTGTCCGGCGTTGCGACGAGCCGCATCTGCGCTTATCCCAACGCCGGCCTGCCGAATGCCTTCGGGGAATATGACGAGGGCCCGGACGAGACGGCGGCACAGGTCGCCCGGTTCGCGGCCGAGGGCCTCATCAACGTCACCGGCGGCTGCTGCGGCACGACGCCCGAGCATATCCGCGCCATCGCCGATGTTGTGAAGGACAGTGCCCCGCGGGAGGTCCGCGCATGAGCCGCTACCTGAGACTGTCCGGCCTCGAGCCCTTCACGCTGACGCCCGACATTCCCTTCGTGAATATCGGTGAGCGCACGAATGTCACCGGTTCCGCCAAGTTCAAGAAGCTGATCGTGAACCGCGACTATGCCACCGCGCTCGATGTCGCGCGCGACCAGGTAGAAAACGGCGCGCAGGTCATCGACGTCAACATGGACGAGGGGCTCATCGACTCCGCGCAGGCGATGGTCGAGTTCCTGAACCTCGTCGCGTCCGAGCCCGACATCGCGCGGGTTCCGATCATGATCGACAGCTCCAAGTGGGAGGTGATCGAGGCCGGCCTGCAGTGTGTGCAGGGCAAGTCGGTGGTCAACTCGATCTCGCTGAAGGAGGGTGAGGACGCCTTCCGCCACCATGCCGAACTGTGCCTCGCCTACGGTGCCGCCGTCGTCGTGATGGCCTTCGACGAGCAGGGGCAGGCAGACACCTACGAGCGCAAGACCGAGATATGCGCGCGCGCCTACAAGATCCTCGTCGAAGAGATCGGCTTTCCGCCCGAGGACATAATCTTCGATCCGAATGTCTTCGCCGTCGCGACGGGGATCGAGGAGCACGACAATTACGGCGTCGACTTCATCGAGGCGACCCGATGGATCCGGCAGAACCTGCCGCATGCCCACGTGTCGGGCGGGGTATCGAACCTCTCCTTCAGCTTCCGCGGCAACGACACCGTGCGCGAGGCGATGCACGCCGTGTTCCTCTACCACGCCATCGCGGTTGGCATGGACATGGGCATCGTCAACGCGGGCCAGCTTGCCGTCTACGACCAGATCGACCCCGAGTTGCGCGAGGCCTGCGAGGACGTGGTGCTGAACCGCACGCCCAAGGCCGGTGGTACGGCGACGGAGAACCTCCTCGACCTTGCCGAGCGCTTCAAGGGCGACAAGCGGGAAGAGAAGGTCCGCGACCTCGCCTGGCGCGAATGGCCGGTCGAGAAGCGGCTTGAACATGCGCTGGTCAACGGCATCACCGAGTTCATCGAGGAAGATACCGAGTCCGCACGCGTGGCCGCCGACAAGCCGCTCGAGGTGATCGAGGGGCCGCTGATGGCGGGCATGAACGTGGTCGGGGACCTGTTCGGCGCGGGCAAGATGTTCCTGCCGCAGGTCGTGAAGTCGGCC harbors:
- a CDS encoding formimidoylglutamate deiminase translates to MIFARQALLPEGWTRDVRVCVTDGAISDVTPGAVASAGDVRVDALVPGMANLHSHTFQRGFSGMTERRGQGRESFWTWRDLMYRFALSLDPDGVEALALLCHVEMLEAGFTRVGEFHYLHHAPDGRPYDDPAELSARIFAAAEHSGIALTHLPVFYAHAGFGGQDPEAGQRRFLHDPEPFLALVEACDAFATRSGDRVGWAPHSLRAVTAEELSHLCGALQGRITHIHVAEQVKEVEDCLAFSGARPVDWLFDHVDVGADWCLIHATHLSDEERMRLARSGAVAGLCPVTEANLGDGLFPAERFLAEGGRIGIGTDSNVRIDVAEELRTLEYGQRLFHRARNVLAAEGSSTGRRLFDAACAGGAQALDAPPAVLAPGAPADVVGLSDPMDSTGDALLDRWVFGRDVAVTDVWVAGRHLVREGRHPLRGAAVAGARDAMKRVLS
- a CDS encoding homocysteine S-methyltransferase family protein, translating into MQAFKLPDHPSLARLRAAAEERILILDGAMGTMIQTLGLSEEDFTGSSGGHSCHLHSDHAQKGNNDLLALTQPDAIEDLHLQFLRAGADIIETNTFSGTTIAQADYGLEEKVHDLNVAGARCARAAADRAEAEDGRPRFVAGAVGPTNRTASISPDVNDPGFRAVTFDDLRVAYGQQIRALIEGGSDLILIETIFDTLNAKAAIFAAFEAFAEAGQRLPLMISGTITDASGRTLSGQTPTAFWHSVAHARPFTVGLNCALGAEAMRPHLTELSGVATSRICAYPNAGLPNAFGEYDEGPDETAAQVARFAAEGLINVTGGCCGTTPEHIRAIADVVKDSAPREVRA